In Gemmatimonadetes bacterium T265, one DNA window encodes the following:
- the glgB gene encoding 1,4-alpha-glucan branching enzyme GlgB — protein MSADEIRTSEATPAAAQTPIAVAAPHASPYEVARLTAGRLAEPHALLGAHPAEVDGLAGVVVRAWHPEAVRAECVLPPQQGDVAATLELRREAPGFFAAFLPGETLPLRYRLRFHFPDGAAWTTDDAYRFLPTLGDVDLYLIGEGTHRRLWTVLGAHPRAVDGTAGVAFAVWAPNAQRVSVVGDFCRWDGRRYPMRRLGSAGVWELFVPGLAAGARYEYELITREGALRRKTDPLAFKMEQAPGTASLVVDSEAYAWGDASWLAARPSREPLREAMAIYEVHLGSWMRDPRDPERLLTYRELAPRLAEHARAYGFTHVELLPVAEHPFYGSWGYQVTGFYAPTSRYGTPDDFRFLVDTLHQVGVGVIVDWVPAHFPKDDHALRRFDGTALYEHADPRLGEHPDWGTLIFNYGRHEVRNFLLANALYWLQEFHVDGLRVDAVASMLYLDYSRQAGQWLPNRYGGRENLEAIDFLRAVNTAVAEECPGCFTVAEESTAWPAVTKPAREGGLGFTFKWNMGWMHDTLEYFAEDPLYRRYHHDRLTFAMMYEYGEHFIMPLSHDEVVHLKGSLLHKMPGDPWRRLANLRLLLAYQYTRPGKKLLFMGTELAPWGEWNHDAGLDWASGAAEPRAAFGRFVRALGALYGAEGAFWRLDHEPWGFTWVDVNDRDQSVVSYVRRGGAGDATALVVLNLTPVVRPGYRVGAPVAGTWRRALTSDDAAFGGSGFGAAAEVATEAAPYHGHAQSVRLDLPPLGAVVYLAPAAPEDPPAADAVAAEASAADAPAADAPAADAPVTGAPAASRAAGTTAAVDAPVADAPAADPAAPATAADG, from the coding sequence GTGAGCGCAGACGAGATCCGGACTTCCGAGGCCACGCCCGCCGCCGCGCAGACCCCGATCGCGGTCGCGGCCCCGCACGCCTCGCCCTACGAGGTCGCGCGCCTCACGGCGGGGCGGCTGGCCGAACCGCACGCGCTGCTCGGGGCGCACCCGGCGGAGGTCGACGGGCTGGCGGGCGTCGTCGTGCGCGCGTGGCACCCCGAGGCGGTGCGGGCCGAGTGCGTGCTGCCGCCCCAGCAGGGAGACGTCGCGGCGACGTTGGAGCTGCGGCGCGAGGCGCCGGGCTTCTTCGCGGCGTTCCTGCCGGGCGAGACGCTGCCGCTCCGCTACCGGCTCCGCTTCCACTTCCCGGACGGCGCGGCGTGGACGACCGACGACGCGTACCGCTTCCTGCCGACGTTAGGCGACGTCGACCTCTACCTCATCGGCGAGGGCACGCACCGGCGGCTCTGGACCGTGCTCGGCGCGCACCCGCGCGCCGTCGACGGCACGGCGGGGGTCGCGTTCGCGGTCTGGGCGCCCAACGCGCAGCGGGTGAGCGTCGTCGGCGACTTCTGCCGCTGGGACGGCCGCCGCTACCCGATGCGCCGCCTCGGCTCGGCGGGCGTGTGGGAGCTGTTCGTCCCCGGCCTCGCGGCCGGCGCGCGCTACGAGTACGAGCTGATCACGCGCGAGGGCGCGCTCCGGCGGAAGACGGACCCGCTCGCCTTCAAGATGGAGCAGGCGCCGGGGACGGCGAGCCTCGTCGTCGACAGCGAGGCGTACGCCTGGGGCGACGCCTCGTGGCTGGCCGCGCGCCCGTCGCGCGAGCCGCTGCGCGAGGCGATGGCGATCTACGAGGTCCACCTCGGCTCGTGGATGCGCGACCCGCGTGACCCGGAGCGGCTGCTGACGTACCGCGAGCTCGCGCCCCGGTTGGCCGAGCACGCCCGCGCGTACGGCTTCACGCACGTCGAGCTGCTGCCGGTCGCGGAGCACCCGTTCTACGGGTCGTGGGGCTACCAGGTCACGGGCTTCTACGCGCCGACGTCGCGCTACGGCACGCCCGACGACTTCCGCTTCCTCGTCGACACGCTGCACCAGGTGGGCGTGGGCGTGATCGTCGACTGGGTGCCGGCGCACTTCCCCAAGGACGACCACGCGCTCCGCCGCTTCGACGGCACCGCGCTCTACGAGCACGCCGACCCGCGCCTCGGCGAGCACCCCGACTGGGGCACGCTGATCTTCAACTACGGGCGGCACGAGGTGCGCAACTTCCTGCTCGCCAACGCGCTCTACTGGCTGCAGGAGTTCCACGTCGACGGGCTGCGCGTCGACGCGGTGGCGAGCATGCTCTACCTCGACTACTCGCGCCAGGCCGGGCAGTGGCTGCCCAACCGGTACGGCGGGCGGGAGAACCTCGAGGCGATCGACTTCCTCCGCGCGGTGAACACGGCGGTCGCGGAGGAGTGCCCGGGGTGCTTCACCGTGGCCGAGGAGAGCACGGCGTGGCCGGCGGTGACGAAGCCCGCGCGCGAGGGCGGGCTCGGGTTCACGTTCAAGTGGAACATGGGGTGGATGCACGACACCCTGGAGTACTTCGCCGAGGACCCGCTCTACCGCCGGTACCACCACGACCGGCTGACGTTCGCGATGATGTACGAGTACGGCGAGCACTTCATCATGCCGCTGTCGCACGACGAGGTCGTGCACCTCAAGGGCTCGCTGTTGCACAAGATGCCGGGCGACCCGTGGCGGCGGCTCGCGAACCTGCGGCTGCTGCTCGCCTACCAGTACACGCGGCCGGGCAAGAAGCTGCTCTTCATGGGGACCGAGCTCGCGCCGTGGGGCGAGTGGAACCACGACGCGGGGCTGGACTGGGCGTCGGGCGCGGCGGAGCCGCGGGCCGCGTTCGGGCGGTTCGTGCGGGCGTTAGGCGCACTCTACGGGGCGGAGGGCGCGTTCTGGCGGCTCGACCACGAGCCGTGGGGGTTCACGTGGGTCGACGTGAACGACCGCGACCAGAGCGTGGTGAGCTACGTGCGCCGCGGCGGGGCGGGGGACGCGACGGCGCTCGTCGTGCTCAACCTCACGCCGGTGGTCCGCCCGGGGTACCGCGTCGGCGCGCCGGTCGCGGGCACCTGGCGCCGCGCGCTGACGAGCGACGACGCCGCGTTCGGCGGGAGCGGGTTCGGCGCGGCGGCGGAGGTCGCGACCGAGGCGGCGCCGTACCACGGGCACGCGCAGAGCGTGCGCCTCGACCTGCCGCCGCTGGGCGCGGTCGTCTACCTGGCGCCGGCCGCCCCGGAAGACCCGCCGGCGGCGGACGCCGTAGCAGCGGAAGCTTCGGCGGCGGACGCTCCCGCGGCGGACGCTCCCGCGGCGGACGCTCCCGTCACCGGTGCCCCGGCCGCCTCCCGCGCCGCGGGAACGACGGCCGCCGTGGACGCTCCCGTGGCGGACGCCCCTGCGGCCGACCCGGCGGCGCCCGCGACGGCGGCGGATGGCTGA